In the genome of Cryptomeria japonica chromosome 8, Sugi_1.0, whole genome shotgun sequence, one region contains:
- the LOC131048425 gene encoding small ribosomal subunit protein uS15: MGRMHSRGKGISSSALPYKRTPPSWLKTSSQDVEENICKFAKKGLTPSQIGVILRDSHGIAQVKSVTGSKILRILKAHGLAPEIPEDLYHLIKKAVAVRKHLERNRKDKDSKFRLILVESRVHRLARYYKRVKKLPPVWKYESATASTLVA, translated from the exons ATGGGGCGCATGCACAGTCGCGG AAAAGGTATTTCCTCTTCGGCTCTGCCTTACAAGAGAACCCCACCAAGTTGGCTCAAGACTTCTTCGCAAGAT GTTGAAGAAAATATTTGCAAGTTTGCCAAGAAGGGGTTAACACCATCACAAATTGGTGTTATACTTCGTGACTCCCATGGTATTGCTCAGGTCAAGAGTGTTACTGGAAGCAAAATTTTGCGTATTTTGAAAGCTCATG GTTTGGCACCTGAAATACCGGAAGACTTGTACCATCTCATTAAAAAAGCTGTTGCGGTTCGTAAGCATCTTGAAAGAAATCGTAAGGATAAGGATTCAAAGTTCAGGCTGATTTTGGTGGAGAGTAGGGTTCACCGTTTGGCACGATACTACAAAAGAGTCAAGAAACTCCCTCCAGTCTGGAAATA CGAATCTGCCACAGCCAGCACTCTTGTGGCATAA